The nucleotide window GAGACCACCCCCTCGGAGTCCCCGAAGACCCCGGTCGAGGACGCCCCGAAGCCCAGCCCGTCGGACTCGACCCCGGCGGCCCCCACCCCGAACGGCGGCAACCCCGGCGACCTCGCGGAGACGGGCGGCGGCAACGCCATCCCGCTCGCGATCGGCGCGGCGGCCCTCGTGGCGGCGGGCGGCGCGATCTTCGTGATCACCCGCCGCAAGGGCGCGACGAGGAACGGCTCCTGACACCGACGAACCGGCCCTGAGCCACAGTGACGCCCGAGGCCCCGCAGGAGGGGGCCTCGGGCGCTTCGGTAACCGGTTAAACCGGTTACCGCTGTATCCGAGGTCAGTGGCTCGAGCCACCCCGGGCACACGGGCCGCCAACGCCTCCCCGGTGTTCTGGCCAGGGGTGCGCCGTTAGGGTGATCCGATGGATGTCGGTGCGGCCACGAACCGCGCCGCGGCTGCTACGCGGAACTCCACAGGGACGCCCGGCAGTTCACCACGGCGCTCAGCCGCCATCTCTGCGTCCTGCGGGACCGCGCGGCCCCCGCCGACGATCAACTCGCGGCGAGGCCGGACGACGAAGGGACTCAACCGTGGCTCCGAATACCGACGAGCAACCCCGAGCCCTCCCTCCCGCCCTCGGCTCCATGACCGTGCTGGTCGCCGCGGTCATCGTCCACGACCGGACCGGCAACCGTGTCGTCCTCCTCCAGCGCGGCCCGAACGCCAAGTTCGCGCAGGGCATGTGGGACCTCCCCGTGGGCAAGAGCGAGCCCGGCGAGCCGATCACCGAAACCGCCGTACGCGAGCTGTACGAGGAGACCGGCCTGATCGTGAAGCCGGAGGCGCTGAAGCTCGCCCACATCATCCACGGCGCCCGAGGCGTCGACGCCCCCGGCGGCTTCCTCACCGTCGTCTTCGCCGCCCACGAGTGGACGGGTGCCCCAGAGAACCGTGAGCCTCACAAGCACGCCAAAGTCAGTTGGATCGACACCACGGCCGTCCCCGAGCACTTCGTACCCACCACCGCGAGCGCCCTGCGCTGCTATTTGGAAGGCGGCCCGGGCATATCACTGGGCGGCTGGGGCCAGTAGTGCTCCGCGCGGCCACCGATTGAGCATCCCGCGCCCCCCGTCCGTACTTCGTACCGAGTGCACTCTGTGCGAAGCCACGGAGTCACAGAGCTACGGAGTCGCGGAGCAGGGCGGAACGGAGTACGGAACGTGGTGAGGAAACTGTCGCGCGGTGCTGCCGCCCTGGTCGTCGGCCTGGTCGCCCTGCCCCTCGTGGCGGGGTGCAGTGGTGGTGACGGGGACGACGACAAGGCGTCCGGGAAGTCGGGCGGCGACGAGTCCAGTCCCGTCGCCGCGGTCGTCGCGCCCGCCAAGGTCGAGGTGCTCGCCCAGCTCACGGGGTGCAAGGTGAAGATCCGCACCGAGGCGGAGGAGCTCCGCGAGGGCGTCTGCCACACCACCGCCGGGGACTACCTCATCACGACCTTCCCCAAGGAGGAGCTGAAGGACACCTGGCTCGACGCCGCGTCCATCTACGGCGGCAAGTACCTCGTCGGGCCCCAGTGGGTCATCACCGCACCACCGAAGGCTCTGAAGGGCATGAAGGCCAAGGTCGGCGGCACGGTCCACGACCTGAGCAAGGTGTCCGGCTCCTGACCGACGGACGCTCAGCCGGTGGCCGCGTAGCCGGTGATGGCGTAGAGCGCCTCGTCGTCGACCGCGTTCTCCTCCCAGTCCAGGCAGATCCGCGTGGGGTGCCCGTCGGACGCGTAGGTGATCTCCACCTTGTCGGCGTCGTCCTTCCGGGCCGCCTCCGCCTCGTCCAGCAGCTCCCCGATCGTGGGGACCTCCTCCGGCCTGCGGTCCACCAGCCGTCGCCCCGCCTCGTCCAGCCCCACCGACTTCACGACTTCGCCGCCCCGGACGGTCACCTCGAACCTGCCGATCAGGGACCGTTCCCCCTCGCTCGACTCCAGCGTGTAGGTGTACGAGGAGGGCTCCTGCCACGCGGGGTCGTTCACCTTCGCCGCCGGGGAGCCGTCCTCGCACGCGGCGGTGGCCCACATCAGCGCTGCGGCCAGGGCGGTGAGAGCCAGGGCGCGAGGTCGGGTTCGTACGGCGGGCGTGGTCATGGAGGTCCCCCTTCAGAAAACGGTCTCTCCTAGGACGCCGTACGGCGGGGGAACGTTCACCGGGGCCCGGCAGACAACGACAAACAACGAACCCCACCCCGCCGTAGCGGAGTGGGGTTCGTATCGGAGCGCCGGGCAGGCCTTGCACCTGCATCTCCCCGCAGGAAGCGGGACGTCTTTCCTTGGACCACCAACGCATCGAGATCCGCCGGGAGTTCCCGGCCGAACGCTCTGAGATCATCTTAGCGGATCTTTTCGGGTGTCGAATACACCGTCACATCAGCCGTCACATCAGCCGTCATTGCAGCTCCGCCTGCGGCATGTACTCCACCCTGATGTGTTTCTCGCCGTACGCCTCGTGGATGATCGATTCGGCGGTCTCGGGGTCGTCCACGCCCACGCGTACGTGTCCCATGCCGTCCAGACCCACCGAACGCATGTCGAACGTGCCGTCCCAGCGGGTCATGTCGTCGGTGATCCGGTCGGCCAGGGCGGACAGGTCCTGTTCGTTGATGTCGCTGTCGTGCAGGCGGACGGTCACGCCCTGCTCGGCGGTCCCGCAGATGTCCTCGTCGAAGGCGGCGGACGGGATGCGGTAGATGTCCGTGGACCGGTAGTCGTCACCGACGGAGAGGGCCGTGTAGACGGCGGCGTGGCGGCCCTTGCCCTCGACCGCCTTCTCCACGTACGTCAGAAGCCGTTCCAGTGGGTTGTTCGGGCTGCCGTAGCCCTCGTCGCCGCCCTTCGGCTGCTTGCCCACGCACACCTTGGCGGTCGGCGCCGACACCGCCTCGACGGTCTGCGCCCCGGAGGCGGACCCCTGCACCGCGCCGAGCACCACCAGCCCCACCACGGCCACCGCGCCCCTGAATCGCACTTGCTTGTCCATGTGACCCTCCGGCCCGCTGTCTCTAGCCCGAACGGTACTGGGACGTACGAGAGGGCCCAAGGGTTCGGTTCCGGTGCGTGATTCTTCGCGGGTCGGGGAGTTGTACCGCCCATGGGAATCGGGAGAGTGCGCGGGTTCGTGACCAAGCCGGTCGTCGTCGCGGTGCTGGGCCTGGTCGTTGTCGCGGTCGGCCTGGGGCTGTACTGGTTCCAGCCGTGGAAGCTGTGGACGGACGACACGGTACGGGAGCCGGTGCCGACGCCGGCGGCGACATCGACCGCCGGGCCGCGTACCGTCGCGCGCGGCGAGCTGATCAGCCACGAGCACGACACCTCCGGCTCGGTACGGCTGCTGCGGCTGGCCGATGGCTCGTATGTGCTGCGGCTGGTGGACCTCGACACCAGCAACGGGCCCGATCTGCGGGTGTGGTTGAGCGACGCGCCGGTGGAGAAGGGCAGGGACGGCTGGCACGTCTTCGACGACGACGGGTACGAACACGTCAGCCTCGGCGGCCTCAAGGGCAACAAGGGCGACCAGAACTACCAGCTGCCCGCCGATGTCGACCCGACCGCGTACACGAGCGTCAGCATCTGGTGCGAGCGGTTCAATGTGTCCTTCGGGGCGGCGGAGTTGGCGCGGGACTGAGTGGTCCCGCCCCCCCCGCCGCCCCCAGGGTCTAGTAGCCGACGCGGAACGTCGCGTCCGCCTTCTCCGTCGTCGTGGAGATGGGGTCGATCCGCAGCGCGTAGTTGGAGTGTCTGATGTAGCGGGTCGGGAAGTTGTACGAGCGGAAGGACGCCCAGGAGGAGTCCGCGAGGCCCGCCGTGCGGTAGAACGTGGCGTCCCCGGCGAACGACGACGTGCCGTCGTTCTCGTCCACCCGCAGGTTGTAGCTGTAGTGGCGCAGATAGCGGGTGGGGTAGTTCACCGACTGGAAGGAGATCGCCGAGGAGTCGGCGAGGCCCGGGACCAGCTTCCACTGGGAGTCGGGGAACGGGTCGAAGGGGTACTCGTCGATCCGGCCCACGAAGCCGGCGTGGCGGACGTAGCGGGACGGGTAGTTGTACGACTTGAGGCGGTTCCAGGCGGGCGCGCCCCACTTCGCGAGCAGGTTGGTGTACTCGGTCGAGGTGATCGGGTGGATGCCGCAGTGCTTGGAGTTGAGCGGCTGGGTGTAGAGCTTCTGGTCGAGTGCCGTCCAGGTGCCGGAGGCCAGGTCGCCGGACTGCCAGACGTAGAAGACGCCGTTCGGGGTGTAGGTGTCGCCCCAGAGGTACCACGAGTTCGACGTCAGGGACTTCACCACCGTCGGCGCCTCCGTGCCACCGTGCGCGACCGCCGTGCTGAACGGGGTGAAGCTGCCGGGGGTGAGGGACGTAGACCGGGCCCCCACGAGGGTCTGGTCCTTCTTGAAGTAGAGGTAGTTGACGCCGTTCACGCCGACCGTGAGGTTGCCGTCGATGACGTCGTAGCCGGGGTCGAAGAAGACCTGGGGGTTCGCGGTCGTTTTGAAGTCGGTCGTGTAGCTGACCATGATCACGTTGTGGCCGCTGCTGTTCACCGACGAGTAGAGGATGCCGTACAGGCCGCGCGAGGCGTCCCAGTAGGCCTCCGGCGCCCAGCTGTGGGTGTTGCTCATGTCGTGCAGCTTCAGCAGCCGGTAGCCGGTGAAGGTGCGCAGGTCGGTCGAGTCCCAGACGTGGATGTTCACGCTGGTGCGGGTCCAGTCGGTGCCCGACAGGTCCGTCGCCAGTACGACGAAGGTGCCGTCCTGCTTGCGCATGACGAAGGGGTCGCGCAGTCCGCCGGCGCCCAGGGTCGGGGTGACCACGGGGGCGTTCTGGTTCAGCGGCATCCAGTTCAGCCCGTCCTGGCTGACGGCCAGGTGCAGGCCGTAGTTGGCCTCGAGCATGGTGTTGGACTCGGTGAAGTAGACCATCGCGTACGCCGAGTCGGCGGCGTGGGCGGTGCCGGCGCCGAGGGTCAGCGCGCCGGTGGCGGCCAGCGGGACGGTCGCGGCCATGCCGAGGAACGTGCGGCGGGAGGGGCCGGCCCCAGGGGTCACGTCGTTCACGTCAGGCTCCACTTCTGGTTGTTCTGGCCGTTGCAGGTCCACAGGACGAGCTTCGTGCCGTTGGTGGTGGCCGCGTTGTAGGCGTCCAGGCAGAGACCGGAGTTGACGTTGACGATCGTGCCGTCGCTGTTCACGTTCCACTGCTGGTTGGTGCCGCCGTGGCAGTCCCAGATGACGACGCGGGTGCCGTTTGAGGTGCCGCGGTCCCAGGCGTCCAGGCACTTGTTGCCGTACACCACGAGTTCCTTGCGGGAGGTGTGGGTGAAGACCTGGTTCTGGCCGCCGGAGCAGTCCCACAGCTGGGCGTCGGTGCCGTTGGTGATGGTGTTGTCGTTGAGGTCCGCGCAGCGGCCGGAGCCGGTGCCGGTGATCAGCGTGCCGTTCGTGCCGGGCAGCGGTCGTACGACGATGCCTTCGAGGGTCGGGGCGCCGGAGAAGGCGATCGTGTTGGCGCTGCCCTTGGTGAGGCTCACCTGGACCGAGATGTTGCCGGGGCTCGAGCCGGTCGGCGGGAAGGAGACCTTGGTGGAGGTCTGGCCGTTGACCGTGAGGGTGCCGACGCGGGCGGCGGAGGTGTTGTTCGTGTAGGAGACGTCGACCGTCTTCAGCCCGGTGTTACCGGCGACGACCCCGGAGAAGCTCGCCGTGCCGTTGTACGTGCTCGCCGACTGCTCGGTGCCGCCGGTGATCGTGAGCATCACCGAGCCGTTCGCCGGGACGCTGGTGGTGTGACTGGTGCCGGGCGTACCGACGTTGCTGTGCGACCAGAGGTCCCGGACCGTCGCGGCCGCGTTGGTGAGCCCCAGGTCGGACCAGCGGACGGTCATGTTCTGCGTGGTGTTGGTGCGGTTGAGGAGGACGACCGCGCGGTTGCCGCTGCCGGACAGGACCTTGCCGTAGACCTGGAGGCCGGTGGTGTCCTCGGCGACCTTGACGCCCTGGAGGCCGCGCGGGTCCTGGTCGACGGCGATGACCTCGGTGTTCTTGAGGATGTTGGCCGTCTCGGTGGTCATGGTGGTGAGGTCGTTGCCGGCCAGCAGCGGGGCGCCGGAGACCGCCCACAGGTTCATGTGGGTGCGGTCCTGGGCGGCGGTGAGACCCATGCCGGCCATCAGCATGTCGGGGTCGTTGTAGTAGCCGGTGTGCTGGGCCGTGGGGTGCACGTTCCGGTCGTAGTTCGTCAGCATGCTGGCGTACGACAGGGTCTGGCCGTGGTAGAAGATGTCCGTGTTCGTCCGCCACATGGGGCCCATGCCCGGGGCCCAGTTCCAGGGGTTCTGGTAGCCCCAGTTGCACAGGGACAGGGTGAGCGGGCGGCCGGTGGTGGCGGTCGCCTTCGCCACGGCGTCGCTGATCGCCTGGTAGGTCGTCTTCGCGTTGAGGCCCTCGGCGTCGCCGCCGCACCAGTCGACCTTCACGAAGTCGAAGCCCCACTGGGAGAACTGCGTCATGTCCTGCTCGTAGTGGCCCTCGCTGCCACTGCCGGGCGCGGCGGGGCGGCCCGTCGGGAAGTAGTACCCGCAGCCGTCCTTGCCGGCGTCGGTGTAGATGCCCGCCTTCAGGCCCTTGCTGTGGATGTAGTCGGCGATGGCCTTCATCCCGCCGGGCCACTCGGCCTCGTCGACGGTGATGTTGCCCGCGCTGTCACGGGTGCCCTGCCACCAGCCCTCATCGATGTTGATGTGGTCGTACCCG belongs to Streptomyces graminofaciens and includes:
- a CDS encoding NUDIX domain-containing protein; amino-acid sequence: MTVLVAAVIVHDRTGNRVVLLQRGPNAKFAQGMWDLPVGKSEPGEPITETAVRELYEETGLIVKPEALKLAHIIHGARGVDAPGGFLTVVFAAHEWTGAPENREPHKHAKVSWIDTTAVPEHFVPTTASALRCYLEGGPGISLGGWGQ
- a CDS encoding DUF6174 domain-containing protein, which produces MTTPAVRTRPRALALTALAAALMWATAACEDGSPAAKVNDPAWQEPSSYTYTLESSEGERSLIGRFEVTVRGGEVVKSVGLDEAGRRLVDRRPEEVPTIGELLDEAEAARKDDADKVEITYASDGHPTRICLDWEENAVDDEALYAITGYAATG
- a CDS encoding DM13 domain-containing protein, giving the protein MGRVRGFVTKPVVVAVLGLVVVAVGLGLYWFQPWKLWTDDTVREPVPTPAATSTAGPRTVARGELISHEHDTSGSVRLLRLADGSYVLRLVDLDTSNGPDLRVWLSDAPVEKGRDGWHVFDDDGYEHVSLGGLKGNKGDQNYQLPADVDPTAYTSVSIWCERFNVSFGAAELARD
- a CDS encoding glycoside hydrolase family 43 protein encodes the protein MAATVPLAATGALTLGAGTAHAADSAYAMVYFTESNTMLEANYGLHLAVSQDGLNWMPLNQNAPVVTPTLGAGGLRDPFVMRKQDGTFVVLATDLSGTDWTRTSVNIHVWDSTDLRTFTGYRLLKLHDMSNTHSWAPEAYWDASRGLYGILYSSVNSSGHNVIMVSYTTDFKTTANPQVFFDPGYDVIDGNLTVGVNGVNYLYFKKDQTLVGARSTSLTPGSFTPFSTAVAHGGTEAPTVVKSLTSNSWYLWGDTYTPNGVFYVWQSGDLASGTWTALDQKLYTQPLNSKHCGIHPITSTEYTNLLAKWGAPAWNRLKSYNYPSRYVRHAGFVGRIDEYPFDPFPDSQWKLVPGLADSSAISFQSVNYPTRYLRHYSYNLRVDENDGTSSFAGDATFYRTAGLADSSWASFRSYNFPTRYIRHSNYALRIDPISTTTEKADATFRVGY
- a CDS encoding RICIN domain-containing protein; protein product: MSPSFRRRCRSAGIRALALATTATAALLLAQPSGATPAVDTEINAEPVAVTSRQIPVPEAPMGWASWNAFAAKVDYNVIKKQVDAFVAAGLPAAGYDHINIDEGWWQGTRDSAGNITVDEAEWPGGMKAIADYIHSKGLKAGIYTDAGKDGCGYYFPTGRPAAPGSGSEGHYEQDMTQFSQWGFDFVKVDWCGGDAEGLNAKTTYQAISDAVAKATATTGRPLTLSLCNWGYQNPWNWAPGMGPMWRTNTDIFYHGQTLSYASMLTNYDRNVHPTAQHTGYYNDPDMLMAGMGLTAAQDRTHMNLWAVSGAPLLAGNDLTTMTTETANILKNTEVIAVDQDPRGLQGVKVAEDTTGLQVYGKVLSGSGNRAVVLLNRTNTTQNMTVRWSDLGLTNAAATVRDLWSHSNVGTPGTSHTTSVPANGSVMLTITGGTEQSASTYNGTASFSGVVAGNTGLKTVDVSYTNNTSAARVGTLTVNGQTSTKVSFPPTGSSPGNISVQVSLTKGSANTIAFSGAPTLEGIVVRPLPGTNGTLITGTGSGRCADLNDNTITNGTDAQLWDCSGGQNQVFTHTSRKELVVYGNKCLDAWDRGTSNGTRVVIWDCHGGTNQQWNVNSDGTIVNVNSGLCLDAYNAATTNGTKLVLWTCNGQNNQKWSLT